In Arachis hypogaea cultivar Tifrunner chromosome 17, arahy.Tifrunner.gnm2.J5K5, whole genome shotgun sequence, a single window of DNA contains:
- the LOC112766958 gene encoding pentatricopeptide repeat-containing protein At2g04860-like gives MNVASRVGCAITRTRTAPNLSFFHSLLQNDNATCPLVIFRQLLDANANPNDLTFSLLIKSCVSSSSSHSYALSSARLQVTQIQSQFLKRGINHFVYVYTALIDLCMKLGFTTHAHQLFEDMTYRDVVSWNVLICGYSQNGHPYDALQFFIHMIRHGFTPNQTTMASLLPSCGHNGLILQGRSIHGFGIKAGLASDPQLSNALTSMYAKCDDLGASQLLFEEMGERNVVSWNTMIGAYGQNGFSDKALFCFKEMLKECLNPSPVTMMNLLSANVDPETVHCYITKCGLINNDSVVTSLVCLYAKQGFTDIAKLLYKCFPSKRLICLTAIVSSYSEKGDIDSAVECFIQTLQLDIKPDAVALITVLHGVNNPSHFAIGCAFHGYALKSGLTTDSLVANGLISMYSRFDEIEAALSLFTDMSEKPLITWNSVISGCVQAGKSSDAMLLFCKMNACRQKSDAITIASLLSGCCQLGDLRIGETLHGYVLRNDVELEEFTGTALIDMYTKCGRLDYAEKVFHSINDPCLATWNSIISGYSLYGLEHKSFSCYSKLQEQGLKPDKITFLGVLAACIHGGLVCEGIEYFRIMTEEHKLMPGLQHYACIVGLLGRASFFEEAIEFINNMKIRPDSAVWGALLSACCIQQEIRLGECLAKKLFFLNNKNGGFYVLMSNLYAIVGRWGDVARVRDMMRDSGGDGCSGVSVIEVASLHHMNNNLVLNEAYLNTSNWQHLCLY, from the coding sequence ATGAATGTGGCTTCCAGGGTGGGGTGCGCCATAACCAGAACCAGAACTGCACCTAATCTATCATTCTTTCACTCTCTTCTCCAAAACGACAACGCCACGTGTCCTCTTGTCATCTTTCGTCAACTCCTAGATGCTAATGCCAACCCCAACGATCTCACTTTCTCATTGCTCATCAAATCGTgcgtctcttcttcttcttcacattcTTACGCTCTATCTTCTGCGAGACTTCAAGTAACACAGATTCAAAGTCAGTTCCTCAAACGGGGTATCAACCATTTTGTCTATGTATATACTGCTCTTATTGATCTCTGCATGAAACTTGGGTTTACCACTCATGCACACCAACTGTTTGAGGATATGACTTACCGAGATGTTGTTTCTTGGAACGTATTGATTTGTGGGTATTCACAAAATGGCCATCCTTATGATGCTCTACAATTCTTTATACACATGATTAGACATGGTTTCACACCTAATCAAACCACCATGGCTAGTTTGCTACCTTCTTGTGGTCACAATGGGCTAATTCTTCAGGGGAGATCCATTCATGGGTTTGGAATCAAAGCTGGCCTTGCTTCGGACCCTCAATTGAGTAATGCCCTTACCTCAATGTATGCTAAATGTGATGATTTGGGAGCATCCCAACTCTTGTTTGAAGAAATGGGCGAGAGAAACGTTGTCTCTTGGAATACCATGATTGGTGCCTATGGCCAAAATGGTTTCTCTGACAAGGCACTCTTTTGCTTCAAAGAGATGCTAAAGGAATGTTTGAATCCCAGCCCAGTGACTATGATGAACCTTCTTTCAGCAAATGTTGATCCTGAAACTGTCCATTGTTATATTACCAAATGTGGCTTAATCAATAATGATTCTGTCGTTACCTCGCTGGTTTGTCTATATGCAAAACAAGGGTTCACAGATATAGCGAAATTGCTTTACAAGTGCTTTCCCTCAAAACGCCTGATTTGCTTAACTGCTATAGTCTCTAGCTATTCTGAAAAAGGTGATATTGACTCCGCTGTTGAGTGTTTTATACAAACTCTGCAGTTAGACATAAAACCAGATGCAGTTGCCTTGATTACTGTCCTTCATGGAGTTAATAATCCTTCTCATTTTGCTATTGGGTGTGCTTTCCATGGTTATGCTTTGAAAAGTGGGCTGACCACCGACTCTTTAGTTGCAAACGGGCTGATAAGCATGTATTCTAGATTCGATGAGATAGAAGCTGCGTTGTCGTTGTTTACTGATATGAGTGAAAAACCGCTGATCACTTGGAATTCTGTGATATCCGGCTGTGTGCAGGCTGGAAAATCAAGTGATGCCATGCTGTTGTTCTGCAAAATGAACGCATGTCGACAAAAATCAGATGCAATTACTATAGCTAGTTTACTATCCGGGTGTTGCCAGCTTGGGGATCTTCGAATTGGTGAGACACTGCATGGCTATGTCCTGAGGAACGATGTGGAATTGGAAGAGTTTACAGGAACTGCTCTGATAGATATGTATACTAAGTGTGGAAGATTAGACTACGCTGAAAAGGTATTTCATAGCATAAATGATCCATGTTTGGCAACATGGAACTCTATTATATCCGGTTATAGTTTATATGGACTTGAACATAAATCTTTCAGTTGTTATTCTAAACTGCAAGAGCAAGGCCTAAAACCGGATAAGATAACCTTCTTGGGAGTTTTGGCAGCATGCATCCATGGGGGACTTGTTTGTGAAGGAATAGAATACTTCCGTATCATGACAGAAGAGCATAAATTGATGCCAGGCTTGCAACATTATGCTTGCATTGTTGGTCTACTGGGGCGAGCAAGCTTCTTTGAGGAAGCAATTGAGTTCATCAACAATATGAAAATTCGGCCTGATTCTGCTGTCTGGGGAGCCTTGTTAAGTGCTTGTTGCATCCAACAAGAGATTAGGCTTGGAGAATGTTTGGCTAAAAAACTATTTTTCTTGAATAACAAAAATGGTGGATTTTATGTATTGATGTCAAATCTTTATGCAATTGTTGGGAGGTGGGGTGATGTAGCAAGGGTGAGGGATATGATGAGAGACAGTGGAGGAGATGGCTGTTCAGGAGTTAGTGTTATTGAAGTGGCATCCCTCCATCACATGAATAACAACTTAGTGCTAAATGAAGCCTATTTGAATACAAGTAACTGGCAACATTTATGTCTATATTAA